The following proteins come from a genomic window of Solwaraspora sp. WMMA2065:
- a CDS encoding alpha/beta hydrolase — translation MSGQRAGAQKVARTAGIVGAVIGVAAAGVTATVTVERALVRRLKREVADRYADEPFGELPYDETRVVTAADGTDVYVEIVEPDDAAPLRPTIVFVHGYCLDMGTFHFQRRELTRQGEYRLVCYDQPGHGRSGRLESGDYEIDALGETLRAVIEQAAGDGPLILVGHSMGGMTIMALAQRHPELFRDRVVGTVLMATSGSLVDEARLGLPAILSRAGSPLLMLVNNATRLTGPVIDRLRVATADLAWLLTRQYGFGTDRPSPALVSYVERMNSRTSAETVTRYVRTLLTHSRYPALAVLESSPTLVIVGDKDMITPVTHSEEILRRLPDADYVRIPDGGHVVMLEHADRVNAVLVAFLAKIAR, via the coding sequence ATGAGCGGGCAGCGGGCCGGTGCGCAGAAGGTGGCCCGGACCGCCGGCATCGTCGGCGCGGTCATCGGCGTCGCGGCTGCCGGGGTGACCGCGACGGTCACCGTCGAACGCGCCCTGGTGCGCCGGCTCAAGCGGGAGGTGGCGGACCGGTACGCCGACGAACCCTTCGGCGAGCTGCCCTACGACGAGACCCGGGTGGTCACCGCGGCCGACGGCACCGACGTCTACGTGGAGATCGTCGAGCCGGACGACGCGGCACCGCTGCGGCCGACCATCGTCTTCGTGCACGGCTACTGCCTGGACATGGGGACCTTCCACTTCCAACGCCGGGAGCTGACCCGGCAGGGAGAGTACCGGTTGGTCTGCTACGACCAGCCCGGCCACGGCCGCTCCGGCCGGCTGGAGTCCGGCGACTACGAGATCGACGCGCTCGGTGAGACGCTGCGGGCGGTCATCGAGCAGGCCGCCGGCGACGGCCCGTTGATCCTGGTCGGACATTCGATGGGCGGCATGACCATCATGGCCCTGGCCCAACGGCATCCGGAGCTGTTCCGCGACCGGGTGGTCGGCACCGTACTGATGGCGACCTCGGGCAGCCTGGTCGACGAGGCCCGGCTCGGTCTGCCGGCGATCCTCAGCCGGGCCGGCTCGCCGCTGCTGATGCTGGTCAACAACGCCACCCGGCTGACCGGTCCAGTGATCGACCGGCTGCGGGTGGCCACCGCCGACCTCGCCTGGCTGCTGACCCGCCAGTACGGCTTCGGCACCGACCGGCCCAGCCCGGCGCTGGTCAGCTACGTGGAGCGGATGAACTCGCGGACCTCGGCGGAGACCGTCACCCGGTACGTGCGTACCCTGCTGACCCACTCCCGGTACCCGGCGCTCGCGGTCCTGGAGAGCAGCCCCACGCTGGTCATCGTCGGCGACAAGGACATGATCACCCCGGTGACCCACTCGGAGGAGATCCTGCGCCGGCTGCCCGACGCCGACTACGTGAGGATCCCCGACGGCGGGCACGTGGTGATGCTGGAACACGCCGACCGGGTCAACGCGGTGCTGGTCGCGTTCCTTGCGAAAATCGCCCGATGA
- the alr gene encoding alanine racemase, which translates to MWQAEVRVDLDAIRENVARLRAGTSAELMAVVKGDGYGHGMVPAARAALDAGADWLGVCTLGEALELRGAGLTGPVLAWLLSPGLPLHEAVAADVDLGVGSRALLSEAVAAARLAGRPARLHLKIDTGLSRGGATGDDWPELVETAAKAQSDGTVEVVGVWSHFVFADAPGHATIDRQLAAYHDGLAVASRYGLRPRYRHLANSAATLTRPDTHFDLVRPGIACYGLSPVPGEGFGLRPAMTVRARVMLVKRIPAGQGVSYGHTYHTKRESTLAVVPLGYADGVPRHASNTGPVRLGGRTRRIAGRVCMDQIVLDCGDDEINAGEVATLFGDGRDGGPTADDWADAVGTINYEIVTRFGSPRVPRIYQDSRP; encoded by the coding sequence ATGTGGCAGGCAGAGGTGCGGGTCGACCTGGACGCGATCCGGGAGAACGTGGCCCGGCTGCGGGCCGGCACCAGCGCCGAGCTGATGGCGGTGGTGAAGGGCGACGGGTACGGCCACGGCATGGTGCCGGCGGCCCGGGCCGCACTCGACGCCGGAGCGGACTGGCTGGGCGTCTGCACCCTCGGTGAGGCGCTGGAGCTGCGCGGTGCCGGACTGACCGGGCCGGTGCTGGCCTGGCTGCTCAGCCCCGGACTGCCCCTGCACGAGGCGGTCGCCGCCGACGTCGACCTCGGCGTCGGCAGCCGCGCCCTGCTGTCCGAGGCCGTCGCCGCGGCCCGACTCGCCGGCCGGCCGGCCCGGTTGCATCTCAAGATCGACACCGGGTTGTCCCGGGGTGGGGCCACCGGCGACGACTGGCCCGAGCTGGTCGAGACGGCCGCCAAAGCGCAGTCCGACGGCACCGTCGAGGTGGTCGGGGTGTGGAGCCACTTCGTCTTCGCCGACGCGCCCGGGCACGCCACCATCGACCGGCAGCTGGCGGCGTACCACGACGGGCTCGCCGTGGCCAGCCGGTACGGGCTGCGCCCCCGCTACCGGCACCTGGCCAACTCCGCGGCCACCCTGACCCGGCCGGACACCCACTTCGACCTGGTCCGGCCCGGTATCGCCTGCTACGGGCTGTCCCCGGTGCCGGGCGAAGGCTTCGGTCTACGGCCGGCGATGACCGTCCGCGCCCGGGTGATGCTGGTCAAGCGGATCCCCGCCGGGCAGGGCGTCTCCTACGGGCACACCTACCACACCAAACGGGAGAGCACTCTGGCCGTGGTGCCGCTCGGCTACGCCGACGGGGTGCCCCGGCACGCGTCCAACACCGGGCCGGTGCGCCTCGGTGGCCGGACGCGCCGGATCGCCGGCCGGGTGTGCATGGACCAGATCGTGCTCGACTGCGGCGACGACGAGATCAACGCTGGGGAGGTGGCCACATTGTTCGGTGACGGACGCGACGGCGGCCCGACCGCCGACGACTGGGCCGACGCGGTCGGCACCATCAACTACGAGATCGTCACCCGGTTCGGTAGCCCCCGGGTGCCCCGGATCTACCAGGACAGCCGGCCATGA
- a CDS encoding NAD(P)H-hydrate dehydratase, whose product MIQVWRVSDVRSAEQALMATVAPGTLMHRAAAGLARRCATLLAERGGVYGAEVLLLVGSGDNGGDTLYAGARLARRGARVTAWLLRPDRAHCGGLAALRSAGGRVADGRTADGAGRHADLIMDGIVGIGGTGGLREPAAGALARAGELTSARGGRPVLVAVDVPSGVAVDTGGVPDGAAVPSTGAGPARSGATGSGAAAVGRDTVRADVTVTFGCLKPALMVGPAAVRAGHVELVDIGLRPWLRGTPAFEVPGRDDVSAWWPTLVPAAEKYTRGVVGVATGSATYPGAAVLSVGGAVAGPTGLVRYAGSAAAQVLDRYPSVIATGRVADAGRVQAWVCGSGLGGGEHAVTELRSVLAAPVPVVLDADALTMLVDGSWAEQLRGRQAPTVITPHDREFARLAGQPPGDDRVGAALRLAAWMRATVLLKGDRTVVAGPDGRAYVNATGTPALATGGTGDVLAGLLGSLLAAGLDPQRAALAAAYVHGLAGRAAARTGPVTAVEVAAALRPVVADLTGGCQRSVGG is encoded by the coding sequence ATGATCCAGGTGTGGCGGGTGTCCGACGTCCGCAGCGCCGAGCAGGCGCTGATGGCGACCGTTGCACCGGGGACACTGATGCACCGGGCCGCCGCCGGCCTGGCCCGCCGGTGCGCCACCCTGCTCGCCGAGCGCGGCGGGGTCTACGGTGCCGAGGTGCTGCTGCTGGTCGGCTCGGGCGACAACGGCGGCGACACGCTGTACGCCGGAGCCCGACTGGCCCGCCGGGGCGCCCGGGTCACCGCCTGGCTGCTGCGACCGGACCGGGCCCACTGTGGCGGGCTCGCCGCGCTACGGTCCGCGGGCGGCCGGGTGGCCGACGGTCGGACCGCCGACGGTGCCGGCCGGCACGCGGACCTGATCATGGACGGGATCGTCGGCATCGGCGGCACCGGCGGGCTGCGGGAGCCGGCCGCCGGTGCGCTCGCCCGGGCCGGCGAGCTCACTTCGGCACGTGGCGGCCGGCCGGTGCTGGTCGCGGTGGACGTGCCCAGCGGCGTTGCGGTCGACACCGGCGGGGTGCCCGACGGTGCCGCGGTGCCGTCGACCGGAGCTGGCCCCGCCAGGTCCGGAGCTACCGGGTCCGGAGCCGCCGCGGTCGGGAGGGACACCGTACGAGCCGACGTCACCGTCACCTTCGGTTGCCTGAAGCCGGCGCTGATGGTGGGACCGGCCGCCGTCCGCGCCGGTCACGTAGAGCTGGTCGACATCGGCCTGCGACCGTGGCTGCGCGGCACACCCGCGTTCGAGGTGCCCGGCCGCGACGACGTCTCGGCGTGGTGGCCGACGCTGGTCCCGGCCGCCGAGAAGTACACCCGGGGAGTGGTCGGGGTGGCGACCGGCTCGGCGACCTATCCGGGTGCGGCGGTGCTCTCCGTGGGCGGGGCGGTCGCCGGGCCGACCGGCCTGGTCCGGTACGCCGGCAGCGCCGCCGCCCAGGTGCTGGACCGGTACCCCTCGGTGATCGCCACCGGTCGGGTCGCAGACGCCGGCCGGGTGCAGGCCTGGGTGTGCGGCTCCGGGCTGGGCGGCGGGGAACACGCCGTGACCGAGCTGCGGTCGGTGCTGGCCGCGCCGGTGCCGGTGGTGCTGGACGCCGACGCGTTGACCATGCTGGTCGACGGCAGCTGGGCGGAGCAGTTGCGCGGCCGGCAGGCACCCACCGTGATCACCCCGCACGATCGGGAGTTCGCCCGGCTCGCCGGCCAGCCACCCGGCGACGACCGGGTCGGGGCCGCGCTGCGGCTGGCCGCCTGGATGCGGGCGACCGTCCTGCTCAAAGGCGACCGTACGGTGGTCGCCGGACCGGACGGACGGGCGTACGTGAACGCCACCGGCACCCCGGCGCTGGCCACCGGCGGCACCGGCGACGTACTGGCCGGCCTGCTCGGCTCGCTGCTCGCCGCCGGGCTGGATCCGCAGCGGGCGGCGCTGGCCGCCGCGTACGTGCACGGCCTGGCCGGCCGGGCCGCCGCCCGCACCGGGCCGGTCACCGCGGTCGAGGTGGCCGCCGCGCTGCGCCCGGTGGTGGCCGACCTGACCGGCGGGTGCCAGCGGTCTGTCGGTGGGTGA
- a CDS encoding alpha/beta hydrolase, which yields MITYRQLWRADPAAWQQAAYGWRRRQPAVERRAAEVAGAAGALRAGWSGPAATAADTRLAGLGDRLDAVGPALCVVDQILSRYAEQLARAKAVLADWVATAGVLGLSIDRDGRVGVDPAVTRPDGPTLAGARRVAAGVADALALATEADVDAARRLDAAATAASQGWPARPPATRPPPSAAPAAVRAWWAGLDDAQRRWLIRHEPARVGRWDGLPAAARDQANRLLLGRQRAALLAERAALLDSTDPTAVPRLRRLDRLIDGLDTVDDRLTSASGPRAYLLALDGGAGRPGDPSAPASTGRVILALGDPDQARRVLTHVPGMGSGLDRVGGELARTEQVLQRCQQLAPQESTAAVLWLDYAAPAFVDEAASTAPARAGAADLRRFQDGLGVNRAGDPGGLTVLGHSYGSLVVGTAAQAPGLAADNLIFVGSPGVGVDRVDELAVPADRVWATTAENDVIRRATWPQLWPGDRLWHGEDPSGEDFGARVFTGDASGHLGYWAGDNPALDSMARIVLGVDHPAGSRPGTGAAVTPR from the coding sequence ATGATCACGTACCGGCAGCTGTGGCGGGCCGACCCGGCGGCCTGGCAACAGGCCGCGTACGGCTGGCGGCGCCGGCAACCAGCGGTCGAACGGCGGGCCGCCGAGGTGGCCGGGGCGGCCGGGGCACTGCGCGCCGGCTGGTCCGGGCCGGCGGCGACCGCCGCCGACACCCGGTTGGCCGGCCTGGGTGACCGGCTAGACGCCGTCGGCCCGGCGCTGTGCGTCGTCGACCAGATCCTCAGCCGGTACGCCGAGCAGCTGGCCCGGGCCAAGGCGGTGCTCGCCGACTGGGTCGCCACGGCGGGGGTGCTCGGTCTGTCGATCGACCGGGACGGCCGAGTCGGCGTGGACCCGGCGGTGACCCGCCCGGACGGGCCGACCCTGGCCGGTGCCCGCCGGGTAGCCGCCGGCGTCGCCGACGCGCTCGCCCTGGCCACCGAGGCGGACGTCGACGCGGCCCGCCGGCTCGACGCGGCCGCCACCGCCGCCAGCCAGGGCTGGCCGGCGCGGCCGCCGGCGACGCGCCCACCGCCGTCGGCCGCGCCGGCTGCGGTGCGGGCCTGGTGGGCCGGGCTGGACGATGCGCAGCGACGCTGGCTGATCCGGCACGAGCCGGCCCGGGTCGGCCGGTGGGACGGTCTGCCGGCGGCTGCTCGGGACCAGGCGAACCGGCTGCTGCTGGGTCGGCAGCGGGCGGCGTTGCTGGCCGAACGGGCGGCGCTGCTGGACAGCACGGACCCGACGGCGGTGCCGCGGTTGCGCCGGCTGGACCGGCTGATCGACGGCCTGGACACGGTCGACGACCGGCTCACGTCCGCGTCCGGCCCTCGGGCCTACCTGCTGGCGCTGGACGGCGGCGCCGGCCGGCCGGGTGATCCGTCGGCTCCCGCCTCGACCGGCCGGGTGATCCTCGCGCTGGGCGATCCCGATCAGGCCCGACGCGTGCTGACCCACGTCCCGGGGATGGGCAGCGGTCTCGACCGGGTCGGCGGCGAGTTGGCCCGCACCGAGCAGGTGCTGCAACGTTGCCAGCAGTTGGCTCCACAGGAGTCGACCGCAGCCGTGTTGTGGCTGGACTACGCGGCACCGGCGTTCGTCGACGAGGCGGCCAGCACCGCCCCGGCGCGGGCCGGGGCCGCCGACCTGCGCCGGTTCCAGGATGGTCTGGGCGTCAACCGCGCCGGCGACCCGGGCGGGCTGACCGTGCTCGGACACAGCTACGGCTCGCTGGTGGTGGGTACGGCGGCGCAGGCACCCGGCCTGGCCGCCGACAACCTGATCTTCGTCGGTTCGCCCGGGGTGGGGGTGGACCGGGTGGACGAGTTGGCGGTGCCGGCCGACCGGGTGTGGGCCACCACCGCCGAGAACGATGTCATCCGCCGGGCGACCTGGCCGCAGCTGTGGCCGGGCGACCGGCTGTGGCACGGCGAGGACCCGAGCGGCGAGGACTTCGGTGCCCGGGTCTTCACCGGTGACGCGTCGGGGCATCTGGGCTACTGGGCCGGAGACAATCCGGCGCTGGACTCGATGGCCCGGATCGTGCTCGGCGTCGACCACCCGGCTGGCAGCCGGCCCGGCACGGGCGCGGCGGTCACTCCACGGTGA
- the glmS gene encoding glutamine--fructose-6-phosphate transaminase (isomerizing), producing the protein MCGIVGYVGTRPALGIVLDGLRRLEYRGYDSAGVAIVCDDELRTEKRAGKLANLEKALGDERFGTATAGDTTPVDGSGCPAPIGIGDGTAGIGHTRWATHGGPTDRNAHPHVSRDGRVAVIHNGIIENFAKLVAELEADGVEFVSDTDTECAAHLLAAALADLRAAGEPEGPRLLAAAMRRVCQRLEGAFTLLAVDASIPDAVVGARRNSPLVVGRGPGEHYLASDVSAFIEHTRDAVELGQDQVVLITPDSIEITDFSGAPALGRDFHIDWDASAAEKGGYDYFMLKEIAEQPQAVADTLLGRLTETGEIMLDEVRLTDQDLRDADKIFIVACGTAYHSGMVAKYAIEHWTRIPCEVELASEFRYRDPVLDRSTLVVAISQSGETMDTLMALRHAKEQKARVLAICNTNGSTIPRESDAVLYTHSGPEIAVASTKAFLTQLVACYLIGLHLAQVRGIKYADEVAAVVSQLQEMPDKLRQVLDSMEPVRQLARDLATANQVLFIGRHVGYPVALEGALKLKELAYMHAEGFAAGELKHGPIALIDQGTPVVCVVPSPAGRGMLHDKIVSNIQEVRARGARTVVIAEEGDTAVAPYADDLIYVPRTPTLLAPLLTTVPLQVLACEIAAARGHDVDQPRNLAKSVTVE; encoded by the coding sequence ATGTGTGGAATCGTGGGGTACGTCGGCACGCGGCCGGCGCTGGGCATCGTGCTGGACGGGCTCCGGCGGCTCGAATACCGGGGCTACGACTCGGCCGGCGTGGCGATCGTCTGTGACGACGAACTGCGCACCGAGAAGCGGGCCGGCAAACTCGCCAACCTGGAGAAGGCGCTCGGCGACGAGCGGTTCGGCACCGCCACGGCCGGTGACACCACGCCGGTCGACGGCTCCGGCTGCCCGGCCCCGATCGGCATCGGCGACGGCACCGCCGGAATCGGCCACACCCGGTGGGCCACCCATGGCGGACCGACCGACCGCAACGCCCACCCGCACGTGTCCCGGGACGGCCGGGTCGCGGTGATTCACAACGGGATCATCGAGAACTTCGCCAAGCTGGTCGCCGAGCTCGAAGCCGACGGGGTCGAGTTCGTCAGCGACACCGACACCGAATGCGCCGCCCACCTGCTCGCCGCCGCGCTGGCCGACCTGCGGGCCGCCGGCGAGCCGGAGGGGCCGCGGCTGCTGGCCGCCGCGATGCGTCGGGTGTGTCAACGCCTCGAAGGCGCGTTCACCCTGCTCGCGGTGGACGCCAGCATCCCGGACGCGGTGGTCGGAGCGCGGCGCAACTCCCCGCTGGTGGTCGGTCGCGGCCCAGGCGAGCACTACCTGGCCAGCGACGTCTCCGCGTTCATCGAGCACACCCGCGACGCCGTCGAGCTCGGTCAGGACCAGGTCGTCCTGATCACCCCGGACAGCATCGAGATCACCGACTTCTCCGGCGCGCCGGCGCTCGGCCGCGACTTTCATATCGACTGGGACGCCTCCGCCGCCGAGAAGGGCGGCTACGACTACTTCATGCTCAAGGAGATCGCCGAGCAGCCGCAGGCGGTCGCCGACACGCTGCTCGGCCGGCTCACCGAGACCGGCGAGATCATGCTGGACGAGGTCCGCCTTACCGACCAGGACCTGCGCGACGCCGACAAGATCTTCATCGTCGCCTGCGGTACGGCGTACCACTCCGGCATGGTCGCCAAGTACGCCATCGAACACTGGACCCGGATCCCGTGCGAGGTGGAGCTGGCCAGCGAGTTCCGCTACCGGGACCCGGTGCTGGACCGGTCCACCCTGGTGGTGGCGATCTCCCAGTCCGGCGAGACGATGGACACCCTGATGGCGCTGCGCCACGCCAAGGAGCAGAAGGCCAGGGTGCTGGCGATCTGCAACACCAACGGCTCCACCATTCCGCGCGAGTCCGACGCGGTGCTCTACACCCACAGCGGCCCGGAGATCGCGGTCGCCTCCACCAAGGCGTTCCTCACCCAGCTGGTGGCCTGCTACCTGATCGGCCTGCACCTGGCCCAGGTGCGCGGCATCAAGTACGCCGACGAGGTGGCCGCCGTGGTCAGTCAGCTGCAGGAGATGCCCGACAAGCTGCGGCAGGTGCTGGACTCGATGGAACCGGTCCGCCAGCTCGCCCGGGACCTCGCCACCGCCAACCAGGTGCTGTTCATCGGCCGGCACGTCGGCTACCCGGTCGCCCTCGAAGGCGCGCTCAAGCTCAAGGAGCTCGCCTACATGCACGCCGAGGGCTTCGCCGCCGGCGAGCTCAAGCACGGCCCGATCGCGCTGATCGACCAGGGCACCCCGGTGGTCTGCGTGGTGCCCTCACCGGCCGGCCGGGGCATGCTGCACGACAAGATCGTGTCGAACATCCAGGAGGTACGGGCCCGGGGCGCCCGGACCGTGGTGATCGCCGAGGAGGGCGACACCGCCGTGGCGCCGTACGCCGACGACCTGATCTACGTACCGCGCACCCCGACGCTGCTGGCCCCGCTGTTGACCACGGTACCGCTGCAGGTGCTCGCCTGCGAGATCGCCGCCGCCCGGGGCCACGACGTCGACCAGCCCCGGAACCTGGCGAAGTCGGTCACCGTGGAGTGA